From a single Raphanus sativus cultivar WK10039 chromosome 3, ASM80110v3, whole genome shotgun sequence genomic region:
- the LOC130509088 gene encoding uncharacterized protein LOC130509088, which translates to MVEMSSLKSEQQVLQHSTHVHPLTKIDDFGGFICNGCNTYGFGKTYRCASCNFDLHELCATCPPTLKCFMHPEHELKLVFKEPLKTDQNRRRCNICLELAEGLYYQCEACGFDMHPLCSQLPEKVSHVPHPAHNLELSDHGASNICMVCHGEIQSWRYKCGPCRLDVHMECVNSSASAPKGTQQKSLAPQPLPQQQGLGPQPLPQPYQYHQPQPQPQPYFHPSQYQQPPPQTYFHPSQYQQPPPQTYFHPCQYQQPPPQTCFHPYQQPQPYFQPSQYHQPCHNQGQQQGQQPGRSTGKKMFGILMALTVGFVSPDMSDTVYEVITGSF; encoded by the coding sequence ATGGTTGAGATGTCTTCGTTGAAATCAGAACAACAAGTACTCCAACATTCCACCCATGTCCACCCGTTAACCAAGATTGATGACTTTGGCGGGTTCATATGCAATGGCTGCAACACTTACGGCTTTGGGAAGACCTATCGTTGCGCCTCTTGCAACTTCGATCTTCACGAGCTCTGTGCCACTTGCCCCCCTACCCTCAAGTGCTTTATGCATCCAGAGCACGAGCTCAAGTTAGTCTTTAAAGAACCATTAAAGACGGACCAGAACAGACGTAGGTGCAACATCTGCCTTGAATTAGCCGAGGGGCTCTATTACCAATGCGAGGCTTGCGGCTTCGACATGCATCCACTTTGCTCACAGCTGCCTGAGAAAGTGAGCCATGTGCCTCACCCGGCTCATAACTTGGAGCTGAGTGATCATGGAGCAAGCAACATCTGCATGGTCTGCCACGGTGAGATCCAGTCTTGGCGGTACAAGTGTGGTCCATGCCGGTTAGATGTTCACATGGAGTGCGTTAATTCATCTGCATCAGCACCGAAGGGAACTCAGCAAAAGAGTTTGGCGCCACAACCGCTCCCTCAGCAACAGGGTTTGGGGCCGCAACCGCTCCCTCAGCCATATCAGTACCatcaaccgcaaccgcaaccgcaaccatATTTCCACCCTTCTCAGTATCAGCAACCACCACCACAAACTTATTTTCACCCTTCTCAGTATCAGCAGCCGCCGCCACAAACTTATTTTCACCCTTGTCAGTATCAGCAACCACCACCACAAACTTGTTTTCATCCTTATCAGCAACCACAACCGTATTTTCAGCCTTCTCAGTATCATCAACCTTGTCACAATCAAGGTCAGCAACAGGGTCAACAGCCTGGTCGGAGTACAGGAAAGAAAATGTTCGGCATTCTCATGGCTTTAACGGTTGGGTTTGTCTCCCCTGACATGTCTGATACAGTTTACGAAGTTATTACTGGCTCGTTTTGA
- the LOC130510033 gene encoding uncharacterized protein LOC130510033 — MMYSSLDNGHPTFTDFPLEKQHMWFQQFAQQFNWNADDTLFIYYHFVHKVMDNYGKQMHSWKKKWEINKVPKGMDPVVWQELGVHWSKNEVRATSSTNSTNRKSDRKGKGMYIHNLGAQSLASLGDRFI, encoded by the exons atgatgtactcgtccctcgacaatggacatccgactttcaccgacttccctctcgagaagcagcatatgtggtttcaacagtttgcg caacaattcaactggaatgccgatgatacgttgtttatctattaccacttcgtccataaagttatggacaactatgggaagcagatgcactcgtggaagaagaagtgggaaataaacaag gttccaaAGGGGATGGACCCCGTCGTCTGGCAGGAGTTGGGTGtgcattggagtaagaacgaagtgagagcaacttcttccaccaactccaccaaccgcaagagcgaccGTAAGGGGAAGGGCATGTACATCCATAACTTGGGTGCTCAATCTTTAGCCAGTCTGGGGGATCGTTTT atttaa
- the LOC130510032 gene encoding protein VACUOLELESS GAMETOPHYTES-like gives MSSSRPDQYVVHHFTHIHPLTKVDGYSEFTCGGCKTYGFGKTYRCSSCDYNLHEHCAKCLPTILSFMHPQHELQLVFRGPEQTHHEKRMCDICDEPVEGLFYQCHPCGFDVHPLCTQLPQHVRHVPHPAHLLELSRWGASSTCMVCSGAIRSWRYKCGPCGLDVHMECVNTSAASVATIQQRCYGSQPYYHPSQYYQPYYNHGNANHQGRVDQESTPSIGRRMFGVLMALTVGVVCNIVAGPVSGAFTGGF, from the coding sequence ATGTCTTCGTCGAGGCCAGATCAGTACGTAGTCCATCATTTCACCCACATCCATCCATTAACGAAGGTTGACGGATATAGCGAGTTCACATGCGGTGGCTGCAAAACTTATGGCTTTGGGAAGACCTACCGTTGCTCCTCGTGCGACTACAATCTACACGAACACTGCGCTAAGTGCCTTCCTACCATCCTCAGCTTCATGCATCCACAACACGAGCTCCAACTAGTTTTTAGAGGACCAGAGCAAACGCACCATGAAAAACGAATGTGCGACATCTGCGACGAACCAGTCGAAGGGCTCTTTTACCAATGCCATCCTTGTGGCTTCGACGTCCATCCACTCTGTACACAGCTGCCTCAGCACGTGAGACACGTGCCTCACCCCGCCCATCTTTTAGAGCTGAGTCGCTGGGGAGCGAGCAGCACGTGCATGGTTTGCAGCGGTGCAATCAGGTCTTGGCGGTACAAGTGTGGGCCATGTGGTTTAGATGTTCACATGGAATGTGTTAATACATCTGCAGCATCAGTAGCAACAATTCAGCAGAGGTGTTATGGGTCACAACCGTATTATCATCCTTCTCAGTATTACCAGCCTTATTACAATCATGGAAATGCAAACCATCAAGGTCGGGTTGATCAAGAGTCCACTCCGAGCATAGGAAGAAGAATGTTTGGCGTTTTAATGGCTCTAACCGTTGGGGTTGTCTGCAATATTGTCGCTGGGCCGGTCTCTGGTGCCTTTACTGGCGGCTTCTAA